The following are encoded in a window of Methanobrevibacter ruminantium M1 genomic DNA:
- the idsA gene encoding short chain isoprenyl diphosphate synthase IdsA: protein MSDVTDVLKEYSADVIKTIEENLAPVQPQNLQDACIYLTKAGGKMLRPALTLISCEAVGGNKEDALKTAAAIELIHTFSLIHDDIMDDDDMRRGMPSVHKVWDEPLAILAGDTLFSKAFEMIISSKEENAHPEHVANALATVADACVKICEGQASDMSFEGDFDVKEAEYSEMIYKKTGALIAAATKAGAIMGGADEKEVTALYEYGRMIGIAFQIQDDYLDVISDEKDLGKPVGSDIAKGKMTLMVVKALAESDGEDHERLLEILKDNDCSQDMVNEAIDLFNKYGSIDYAYNLALENVNGAKEAIAFLPDSDAKSMLIALADFVIARSS from the coding sequence ATGTCTGATGTAACTGATGTTTTAAAGGAATATTCTGCAGATGTCATTAAAACAATTGAAGAGAATTTAGCTCCTGTTCAACCTCAAAACTTACAGGATGCTTGTATTTATTTAACTAAGGCAGGAGGCAAAATGCTTAGGCCTGCTCTTACTTTAATATCCTGCGAAGCGGTAGGTGGAAATAAGGAGGATGCTCTTAAGACCGCAGCAGCAATCGAACTCATTCACACATTTTCACTTATTCATGATGATATTATGGATGATGACGATATGAGAAGAGGCATGCCTTCAGTTCATAAGGTATGGGACGAGCCATTGGCTATATTAGCTGGAGATACCCTATTTTCAAAGGCATTTGAAATGATTATCTCATCTAAGGAAGAGAACGCTCATCCGGAACATGTTGCAAATGCCCTTGCAACTGTAGCTGATGCATGTGTTAAAATCTGTGAAGGACAGGCTTCAGATATGAGCTTTGAAGGGGACTTTGATGTCAAAGAGGCCGAATACTCTGAAATGATTTATAAAAAGACTGGCGCATTGATTGCAGCAGCAACTAAGGCTGGAGCGATTATGGGTGGCGCTGATGAAAAGGAAGTCACTGCATTATATGAATACGGCAGAATGATTGGTATTGCATTCCAGATTCAGGATGACTATTTGGATGTAATCAGTGACGAAAAGGACCTTGGAAAACCTGTTGGCAGTGATATTGCAAAAGGAAAAATGACCCTTATGGTTGTAAAGGCTTTAGCTGAATCAGATGGTGAAGATCACGAAAGACTTCTTGAAATCTTAAAGGACAATGACTGTTCACAGGATATGGTTAATGAGGCAATAGATTTATTCAATAAGTATGGCTCAATTGATTATGCTTATAATTTAGCTTTAGAAAATGTAAATGGGGCTAAAGAGGCTATTGCATTTTTACCAGACTCTGATGCAAAATCAATGCTTATTGCATTGGCTGACTTTGTAATAGCCAGATCTTCATAA
- a CDS encoding RNase J family beta-CASP ribonuclease, whose translation MTVEVIAIGGYEEVGKNMTAVKVGEDVIIFDMGIHLDRISIHEDTDIDRMHSLDLIERGVIPDDTLMKDVDGKVKGIVFSHGHLDHIGAVAKLAHRYDAPIIGTPYTTALIEKQIKGERKFKVNNPIRPLNPGSKIKLSKDITLEFVQSTHSIPQAVFPVLHTSEGIIVYALDFKFDNHQKVSPPPDYNRLRELGRKGVLALIVETTNAINYTETRTYSEKVARIILEDLMKRAFKGQKEGMIVTTFSSHIERIQTIADIAKDSNREILFLGRSMERFCGIAQNLGILKLPQNAYVYGSPKAVNKALMKAEDDRDQYLLVTTGHQGEPDALLPRIASARTPFNVKKGDNVIFSAPIIPNPTNAANRHILESKLKANGARIYANAHVSGHAGREDHRDFLRMLRPKHIIPAHGELEMLVAYGELAEEEGYRIGNNVHILRNAQAQVFNGD comes from the coding sequence ATGACAGTAGAAGTAATAGCAATTGGTGGATACGAAGAAGTAGGAAAGAATATGACTGCCGTAAAGGTAGGGGAAGATGTAATCATATTTGATATGGGTATCCACTTAGACAGAATAAGTATCCACGAGGATACAGATATAGACAGAATGCACAGTTTGGACTTGATAGAGCGTGGAGTCATTCCAGATGACACATTGATGAAGGATGTAGACGGTAAGGTTAAGGGAATAGTCTTCTCCCACGGTCACTTGGACCATATTGGAGCTGTAGCAAAGCTTGCTCACAGATACGATGCTCCAATCATAGGAACTCCATATACAACAGCCCTCATTGAAAAGCAAATCAAGGGAGAGCGCAAGTTCAAGGTAAACAATCCTATAAGACCACTCAATCCTGGAAGCAAGATCAAACTGTCAAAGGACATAACCTTGGAGTTTGTTCAGTCCACTCACAGTATTCCACAAGCGGTTTTCCCTGTATTGCACACTTCAGAGGGAATAATTGTCTATGCATTGGACTTTAAGTTTGACAATCATCAGAAGGTCTCTCCACCACCTGACTATAACAGGCTTAGGGAATTAGGAAGAAAAGGAGTATTGGCTCTTATTGTAGAGACCACCAATGCAATCAACTATACAGAAACAAGGACATACTCTGAAAAGGTTGCAAGAATAATCCTTGAAGACTTGATGAAGAGAGCCTTTAAAGGCCAAAAGGAAGGAATGATTGTAACCACATTCTCTTCACATATCGAAAGGATTCAAACAATTGCAGACATTGCAAAGGACAGCAATAGGGAAATATTATTCCTTGGCCGTTCCATGGAAAGGTTCTGCGGAATCGCTCAAAACCTTGGAATATTGAAATTGCCACAGAATGCATATGTATATGGCTCTCCAAAGGCTGTAAACAAGGCTCTTATGAAAGCAGAGGACGATAGGGATCAATACCTCCTTGTAACCACAGGTCACCAAGGGGAACCGGATGCTCTCCTTCCAAGAATAGCAAGCGCAAGAACTCCATTCAATGTAAAGAAAGGAGATAATGTTATATTTTCAGCTCCTATCATTCCAAATCCGACCAATGCAGCTAACAGACATATTTTGGAAAGCAAATTAAAGGCAAACGGTGCAAGAATCTATGCAAACGCTCACGTTTCAGGTCACGCAGGAAGGGAAGACCATAGGGACTTCTTAAGAATGCTAAGGCCTAAACACATCATTCCAGCTCACGGAGAGTTAGAGATGCTTGTGGCTTATGGAGAGCTTGCAGAGGAAGAAGGCTATAGGATCGGAAACAATGTTCATATATTAAGGAATGCTCAAGCTCAGGTTTTTAATGGTGATTAG
- a CDS encoding type I restriction-modification system subunit M → MSSRLGRQLWDKYEELRTNSMVGFLTDEDFQKYFLGFITYKYLSENLELYLDKELEKDDLKFEEAYNFENYGKVLAKKAIYNLGYFITPNHLFRNVIASYNQGADISRELKWAFAEINSSCKKTESQEDFENLFESVNLQATPLGKKQEDRNRVIYNILNALDSVDFGLDEFNSSLSLINHYSEPARELGVNLDALEKELLSDPNKNIFLDDSPLNESSSIPLNEAPFEEYASMELFLDDIAPVEEFDSMELSNKENIVTGLENPNHPNSLVNEGWNDRSYDSYRIQKQYSIGDAFEYLLDKFSLNASKSADFYTPNDVSVLVSKLVATNKRAIDSVYDPCCGSSSMLLELNKHVSLNLICGQEVNAYYYNISRQNMILHNIHFKDFDIKQGDSLDSPHHIGYDKFDVVVSQIPFNVSWTAKKSFLNDQRFKEYNALAPRVKAEYAFIQHMLYHLDDDGIMVVIAPHGVLFRSASEESIRKIIVSKMNYLDAVIGLPSNMFYSTNSPACVLIFKKNRRYDDDVLFIDASKNFNKIKLRNNLRKEDINKIVGTYVSRAEVDKYSRRVSLREIDENNCNLNIPRYVDTYEEEEINIQEIYKRREEASRELKEVTYEIDELCKELGIENPLINNIFE, encoded by the coding sequence ATGTCAAGCAGATTAGGACGCCAACTATGGGATAAATATGAGGAATTAAGAACAAACAGCATGGTTGGTTTTTTAACAGATGAAGATTTCCAGAAGTACTTTTTAGGTTTCATAACCTACAAGTATCTCTCTGAAAATTTGGAATTGTATCTTGATAAGGAATTGGAAAAGGACGATTTGAAGTTTGAAGAGGCATATAACTTTGAAAATTATGGCAAGGTTTTAGCGAAAAAGGCAATCTATAACTTAGGCTATTTTATTACACCTAACCATCTATTTAGAAATGTCATAGCCTCCTATAATCAGGGTGCAGATATTTCAAGAGAATTGAAATGGGCTTTTGCTGAAATAAATAGTTCCTGTAAGAAAACCGAAAGTCAGGAAGATTTTGAAAACCTATTTGAAAGCGTTAATCTCCAAGCCACTCCATTAGGTAAAAAGCAGGAGGATAGAAATAGGGTAATCTATAATATATTGAACGCTTTGGATAGTGTTGACTTTGGCTTGGATGAGTTCAATTCTTCACTCTCTTTAATTAACCATTATTCTGAGCCTGCTCGAGAGCTTGGTGTGAATCTGGATGCTTTGGAAAAGGAATTGCTTTCAGATCCTAATAAGAATATCTTTTTAGATGATTCTCCCCTAAATGAAAGTTCTTCAATTCCATTAAATGAGGCTCCATTTGAAGAGTATGCATCTATGGAACTTTTCTTAGACGATATTGCTCCTGTTGAAGAGTTTGATTCTATGGAACTTTCAAATAAAGAGAATATTGTCACAGGTTTAGAAAATCCAAATCATCCCAATAGCTTAGTCAATGAGGGATGGAATGACAGGTCCTATGACAGCTATAGGATTCAAAAGCAATATTCCATAGGTGACGCATTTGAATATCTCCTTGATAAGTTTTCCCTAAATGCCTCAAAATCTGCTGATTTTTACACTCCAAATGATGTTTCAGTTTTGGTTTCAAAGCTTGTGGCCACAAACAAAAGGGCTATTGATTCAGTTTACGATCCTTGCTGCGGCTCTTCCTCAATGCTTCTGGAATTAAACAAACATGTTTCCTTAAATCTTATCTGCGGCCAGGAAGTGAATGCATATTACTATAATATTTCAAGGCAGAACATGATCTTGCATAACATTCACTTTAAGGACTTTGACATAAAGCAGGGAGATTCATTGGATAGCCCTCATCATATAGGGTATGATAAATTTGATGTTGTAGTCTCTCAGATTCCATTCAATGTAAGTTGGACCGCCAAGAAAAGCTTCTTAAATGATCAAAGATTTAAGGAGTACAATGCATTGGCTCCAAGGGTAAAGGCGGAATATGCATTTATTCAGCACATGCTTTATCATTTGGATGATGATGGGATTATGGTTGTAATAGCTCCTCATGGGGTATTATTCAGATCCGCTTCTGAAGAATCAATAAGAAAGATAATAGTCTCTAAGATGAATTATCTGGATGCAGTCATCGGTCTTCCGTCAAATATGTTCTATAGCACAAATAGCCCTGCATGTGTACTGATATTCAAGAAAAACAGAAGATATGATGATGACGTATTATTCATTGACGCTTCCAAGAACTTCAATAAGATAAAGCTTAGAAACAATCTTAGAAAAGAGGATATCAATAAGATTGTAGGCACTTATGTCTCAAGGGCTGAAGTTGACAAATACTCTCGAAGAGTCAGCTTAAGGGAAATTGATGAAAACAATTGTAACTTGAATATCCCTAGATATGTGGATACATATGAGGAAGAGGAAATAAACATCCAGGAAATTTATAAAAGACGGGAAGAAGCCTCTCGTGAACTTAAGGAAGTTACTTATGAAATAGATGAGCTTTGTAAGGAATTAGGTATTGAGAATCCCTTAATAAATAATATCTTTGAATAA
- a CDS encoding restriction endonuclease subunit S: protein MIEKVRFDQIADIFTGVRVKRYQKGKGTTVERPILKKTYSENSSKLDLEYEEVSEEIHERFYSQENDIVILLAGSKVSKIEEAGIIIPMYYAVVRVKEGYDVDFIYHLLKSDIFPRELHKIEEGTTLKIIKTTHLKSIYLPVPDLETQINYGKLFNLMDKRIKLNMELAELEKQIEKSIINEMLLEEKTF from the coding sequence ATGATAGAAAAGGTACGATTCGATCAGATTGCAGATATCTTTACGGGAGTAAGGGTAAAAAGGTATCAGAAAGGTAAAGGAACTACAGTTGAAAGGCCCATTCTAAAGAAAACATATTCCGAAAACAGTTCAAAATTGGATTTGGAATATGAAGAGGTATCAGAGGAGATCCATGAAAGATTCTACTCACAGGAAAATGATATTGTAATTCTCCTTGCAGGATCTAAAGTGAGCAAAATAGAAGAGGCTGGAATTATCATTCCAATGTATTATGCTGTTGTTAGAGTAAAAGAAGGTTATGATGTTGATTTTATCTACCATCTGCTTAAAAGCGATATCTTCCCAAGGGAATTGCATAAAATTGAAGAGGGAACTACATTAAAGATTATAAAGACAACTCACCTTAAATCTATTTATTTGCCTGTTCCAGATTTAGAAACTCAAATAAACTATGGAAAATTGTTTAATTTAATGGATAAGCGCATCAAATTAAATATGGAATTGGCAGAACTTGAAAAACAGATTGAAAAGTCAATTATCAATGAGATGCTCCTGGAGGAAAAAACTTTTTAA
- a CDS encoding class I SAM-dependent methyltransferase: MGFKDKVLSSSNQFNYYKDNYEKLLNENKQLKQKQNQLIEENEQLIKEFELNKQIIINKENLSTESNYCPYCGRISNFEPYGVVKREKAMCPYCKSLERHRLIYLFFERNYSSIFKNKDIKLLHFAPERIFYNYFTQFDHVDYYPVDIDPETYAKRGLKLKMKVNMEEVPYGDEEFDFIYNSHVLEHVPNDFKAMGELYRVLKQDGVCITVVPLSGNEETLEKEEYNTPELREKHYGNKDHLRFYGLDVKQRLESVGFKVKVSKLEDLNLTEKEIELFNVKESLIFVCTK; encoded by the coding sequence ATGGGTTTTAAAGACAAGGTTTTATCCTCTAGCAATCAATTCAATTATTATAAGGACAATTATGAAAAATTGCTTAATGAGAATAAGCAATTGAAGCAAAAGCAAAATCAGCTTATCGAAGAGAATGAGCAATTGATTAAGGAATTTGAATTAAATAAGCAAATCATAATCAATAAAGAGAATTTATCTACCGAAAGCAACTATTGCCCATATTGTGGGAGGATTTCTAATTTTGAACCTTATGGTGTTGTCAAAAGGGAAAAGGCAATGTGCCCATATTGCAAGTCTTTAGAAAGACACAGATTAATTTATCTTTTCTTTGAAAGAAACTATAGTTCTATTTTTAAAAATAAGGACATTAAGTTATTGCACTTTGCTCCAGAGAGAATTTTCTATAATTATTTCACCCAATTCGACCATGTGGATTATTATCCTGTAGACATAGACCCTGAAACATATGCAAAAAGAGGCCTTAAGCTTAAGATGAAGGTCAATATGGAAGAGGTTCCATATGGCGATGAGGAATTTGACTTCATCTATAACAGTCATGTTTTGGAACACGTTCCAAATGATTTTAAAGCTATGGGTGAGTTATATCGTGTACTTAAGCAGGATGGAGTCTGCATAACTGTGGTTCCCCTATCTGGAAATGAAGAGACTCTAGAAAAGGAAGAGTATAACACTCCTGAATTAAGAGAAAAGCATTATGGAAACAAGGATCATCTAAGGTTTTATGGTCTGGATGTTAAGCAAAGGCTTGAATCTGTTGGATTTAAGGTAAAAGTATCTAAATTAGAGGATTTGAATTTAACTGAAAAAGAGATTGAACTCTTTAATGTAAAGGAATCTTTAATTTTTGTATGCACTAAATAA